One part of the Clostridia bacterium genome encodes these proteins:
- the cysK gene encoding cysteine synthase A — MIYNNILDAVGNTPLIRLNRMPEPDSAEVLVKMEALNAGGSIKTRTALNMIEAAEKDGLINKDTIIVEPTSGNQGIGLALVGAVKGYRTIIIMPDSVSEERRKLVRHYGADVKLIHDAGDIGACIEECLNTALRMQKKDPRVFVPQQFSNINNVMAHKKHTALEIMAQAAGPIHGFCSGIGTGGTLTGIGEVLKAQYPELVIWAVEPENAAILAGGTIGTHMQMGIGDGIIPDILNRNIYDDIYVVNDDEAINTAKRLAREEGLMVGISSGTNVAAALKLAKKLGPGKRVVTILPDTAERYYSTPLFGE; from the coding sequence ATGATATACAACAACATTCTTGACGCGGTGGGCAATACGCCGCTTATACGCTTAAACCGCATGCCCGAGCCGGACAGCGCGGAAGTGCTCGTAAAGATGGAGGCCTTGAATGCGGGCGGCTCCATAAAAACGAGAACGGCGCTCAACATGATAGAAGCGGCCGAAAAAGACGGCCTTATAAATAAAGATACGATAATCGTCGAGCCGACGAGCGGCAACCAGGGCATAGGCCTTGCGCTTGTGGGCGCGGTGAAGGGATACCGCACGATAATAATAATGCCGGACTCCGTAAGCGAGGAGAGAAGAAAGCTTGTTCGTCACTACGGAGCGGACGTAAAGCTTATCCACGACGCGGGCGACATAGGCGCATGCATAGAGGAATGCTTAAATACCGCGCTTCGTATGCAGAAAAAGGATCCGAGAGTTTTCGTGCCTCAGCAGTTTTCCAATATAAACAATGTCATGGCGCATAAAAAGCATACGGCGCTTGAGATAATGGCGCAGGCGGCAGGCCCGATACACGGCTTTTGCTCCGGCATAGGCACGGGCGGCACGCTTACGGGCATTGGCGAGGTATTGAAGGCGCAGTATCCCGAGCTTGTTATATGGGCGGTAGAGCCGGAGAACGCCGCGATACTTGCGGGCGGCACGATAGGCACGCATATGCAGATGGGCATAGGCGACGGCATAATCCCCGATATTTTAAACCGCAATATCTACGACGACATCTACGTCGTGAACGACGACGAGGCGATAAATACGGCCAAGCGCCTTGCGCGCGAGGAGGGCCTTATGGTGGGCATTTCGAGCGGCACGAACGTCGCCGCCGCGCTGAAGCTTGCAAAGAAGCTCGGCCCCGGAAAGCGCGTAGTGACGATACTGCCCGACACGGCGGAAAGATATTATTCGACGCCGCTTTTCGGAGAATAA
- a CDS encoding flavodoxin, giving the protein MKVAVRYYSRGGNTKKLALAIAEAVGVEALGMDEPLTEDVDILFIGSAVYAHGVDEAVKRFVRGIDVKVGKAVNFSTAAIVRSTYKQVGKLLSEKNIPQAAEEFYCRGAFGAMHKGRPNADDLKAAAEFAKKIIG; this is encoded by the coding sequence ATGAAGGTTGCGGTCCGCTATTATTCGCGCGGAGGAAATACGAAGAAGCTTGCGCTTGCCATAGCCGAAGCCGTGGGCGTTGAGGCGCTCGGCATGGATGAGCCTCTTACGGAGGACGTTGACATTTTGTTCATAGGAAGCGCAGTTTATGCTCACGGCGTGGACGAGGCCGTAAAGCGCTTCGTGCGCGGCATAGACGTAAAAGTGGGCAAGGCGGTGAATTTCAGCACTGCGGCCATCGTGAGATCCACGTATAAGCAGGTGGGGAAGCTTCTTTCGGAGAAGAATATACCGCAGGCGGCGGAGGAGTTCTACTGCCGCGGCGCGTTCGGAGCGATGCATAAGGGCAGGCCGAACGCCGACGATCTAAAGGCGGCGGCGGAATTTGCAAAGAAGATAATAGGATAG
- a CDS encoding response regulator, producing MTYSIIGILSTILLLITNRELIWSREVKKLTKTQREYRGFLLGIMAYLITDMLWGILESHKLTAVLYADTSVHFIAMAAAVMLWTRYVVSYLGEKNVFARFLSYAGILFLCYEAIVVAINFFRPILFWFDESGAYYAGTARYVTLAVQIVLFVLTSAYTLWVTAKEKGAARRRHLTVGLFGIAMALCIAIQVFYPLLPFYAMGYMLGTSLLHSFVMEDEKEEYRKGLEEAVAREQLQKAELAESREALKDALASAEHANRVKTAFLSNMSHEIRTPMNAIIGLNNIAMNDPTASDKVKEYLEKTGASAQHLLGIINDILDMSRIESGRMTIKKEEFSFSKALEQVNTIISGQCRDKGLTFDCHIKGHVDDYYIGDVMKLKQVLINILGNAVKFTPEGGTVRFIIEEGPRFDKKATLKFIISDTGIGMSKEYLPHIFEAFSQEDSSSTNRYGSTGLGMPITKSIVELMNGHIEVESEKGKGSVFTVTVTLGESERKSINTEDGDLNPHELSVLVIDDDRIALEHAEIILGQIGIGCDTAESGWEGVDKVRIRHGRREDYDLILIDWRMPEMDGVETTKEIRSIVGNDTPIIILTSFNWDDIADEAKAAGVDTFVAKPLFAGNVMDEFREAFRRKNEALEKKTADLKGKRVLLAEDVAINAEIIMMVLSMREMETDLAQNGKIAVELFKNHEVGYYDAVLMDMRMPEMDGLEAARRIRSMDKADAKSIPIIALTANAFDEDVQRSMQAGLNAHLSKPVEPDALFETLESLIK from the coding sequence ATGACATACTCAATTATCGGAATATTGTCAACTATACTGCTTCTTATTACCAACCGTGAGCTTATCTGGAGCAGAGAAGTAAAAAAACTTACGAAAACACAGCGCGAATACCGCGGTTTTCTTCTGGGGATAATGGCATATCTCATAACAGATATGCTGTGGGGCATTTTGGAATCGCATAAGCTTACGGCTGTTCTTTACGCCGATACGTCGGTGCATTTTATCGCCATGGCGGCAGCCGTCATGCTCTGGACTCGATATGTCGTATCATATCTCGGTGAGAAAAATGTATTTGCGCGGTTTCTCTCATATGCGGGCATACTTTTTCTTTGCTATGAGGCGATAGTCGTTGCGATCAATTTTTTCCGTCCCATACTGTTCTGGTTTGATGAGAGCGGAGCGTACTATGCCGGTACGGCAAGGTACGTTACGCTTGCCGTACAGATAGTTTTATTCGTTTTGACGTCTGCATATACGCTGTGGGTCACCGCAAAGGAGAAGGGCGCGGCAAGGCGGCGTCATCTTACGGTAGGCCTGTTCGGTATCGCCATGGCTCTGTGTATCGCCATACAGGTGTTTTATCCGCTGCTTCCGTTTTACGCTATGGGATATATGCTGGGAACAAGCCTTCTTCACAGCTTTGTTATGGAGGACGAGAAGGAAGAATACAGAAAAGGTCTTGAAGAGGCTGTTGCAAGGGAACAGCTGCAGAAAGCCGAGCTTGCCGAAAGCAGGGAAGCGCTTAAGGACGCTCTTGCTTCGGCCGAACATGCAAACAGGGTGAAAACCGCGTTTCTCTCCAATATGAGCCATGAGATACGCACGCCGATGAACGCTATAATAGGGCTTAACAATATCGCTATGAACGATCCGACGGCAAGCGATAAGGTGAAGGAATATCTTGAGAAAACAGGCGCCTCCGCGCAGCATCTGTTAGGTATCATAAACGATATTCTCGATATGAGCCGCATCGAATCGGGACGCATGACGATAAAAAAAGAGGAGTTTTCTTTTTCCAAAGCTCTGGAGCAGGTAAATACCATAATAAGCGGTCAGTGCAGAGACAAGGGACTTACATTTGACTGTCATATAAAAGGTCACGTCGACGATTATTATATCGGCGATGTTATGAAGCTTAAGCAGGTGCTTATAAATATTTTGGGAAATGCCGTAAAGTTTACCCCCGAAGGAGGTACGGTACGGTTCATTATTGAAGAGGGACCGAGATTTGACAAGAAGGCAACTCTGAAATTTATAATAAGCGACACAGGCATAGGCATGAGCAAGGAATACCTGCCTCATATTTTTGAAGCCTTCAGCCAGGAGGATTCGTCTTCCACGAACAGGTACGGAAGCACGGGACTCGGTATGCCTATCACAAAAAGCATTGTTGAGCTTATGAACGGCCATATCGAAGTGGAGAGCGAGAAGGGCAAAGGGTCTGTCTTTACGGTAACGGTGACTCTCGGCGAATCCGAAAGAAAAAGCATAAATACGGAAGACGGCGACTTGAACCCGCACGAACTGAGCGTTCTTGTAATTGACGACGACCGCATCGCGCTTGAGCATGCCGAGATCATTTTGGGACAGATAGGAATCGGCTGCGATACGGCGGAATCCGGCTGGGAAGGCGTGGACAAGGTGAGGATACGTCACGGGCGCAGAGAGGATTACGATCTCATTCTTATCGACTGGCGAATGCCCGAAATGGACGGTGTTGAAACGACTAAAGAGATACGCTCCATAGTCGGAAACGATACGCCAATAATAATCCTTACGTCGTTCAATTGGGATGATATAGCCGATGAAGCAAAAGCGGCGGGCGTAGATACGTTCGTAGCAAAACCGCTCTTTGCAGGAAACGTTATGGACGAGTTTAGAGAGGCGTTTAGGCGCAAGAACGAAGCGCTCGAGAAGAAGACGGCAGACCTCAAAGGCAAACGTGTTCTTCTTGCGGAGGACGTGGCGATAAACGCGGAGATCATTATGATGGTGCTTTCCATGCGTGAGATGGAAACAGACCTTGCACAAAACGGTAAAATAGCCGTGGAATTGTTTAAAAACCATGAAGTCGGCTACTATGACGCTGTTCTCATGGATATGCGTATGCCCGAAATGGACGGACTTGAGGCTGCGCGGCGCATTCGTTCGATGGACAAAGCAGACGCAAAGTCTATACCTATTATTGCGCTGACTGCCAATGCATTTGACGAAGACGTTCAGCGAAGCATGCAGGCGGGGCTGAATGCGCACCTGAGCAAGCCTGTGGAGCCCGACGCTTTATTTGAGACGCTTGAGTCGCTTATAAAGTGA
- a CDS encoding cation transporter: protein MERDLRERTIIKTSVTGIVVNVLLAAFKALAGIMSNSIAITLDAVNNLSDALSSVITIVGTKLSGRAPDKKHPFGYGRIEYLSAMIISVIVLYAGITSLVESIKKIISPEPPDYGAVSLIIVAVAVGAKVALGMHVKRTGKRVNSESLVNSGADALLDSVISASTLAAAAIFIFTGLSIEAYLGAVISAFIIKSGIDMLRSTISQILGERAQSELSLAIKKTVASFDEVHGAYDLVLNDYGPETHICSVHIEVDDTMTAARIDELTRRITREVYDKHRVIMAAVGVYSMNTLDTGAVNMRNEIRKTVMSHDGVLQMHGFYLNEAEKTITFDVVIDFAVKEREALYRKIYDEVKRAYPDHKVTIVLDTDVSD from the coding sequence ATGGAACGGGATCTGAGGGAAAGGACCATCATAAAAACGAGCGTCACGGGAATAGTCGTAAACGTGCTGCTTGCGGCATTCAAGGCTTTGGCGGGCATTATGTCCAACTCCATTGCCATCACGCTGGACGCCGTGAACAATTTAAGCGACGCGCTCTCGTCCGTGATCACCATCGTGGGTACGAAGCTTTCGGGCAGAGCGCCCGACAAAAAGCACCCCTTTGGCTACGGCCGCATCGAATATTTAAGCGCGATGATAATATCGGTCATCGTGCTTTACGCAGGTATAACGTCTCTTGTGGAGTCGATAAAGAAAATAATATCGCCCGAGCCGCCCGATTACGGCGCGGTTTCGCTTATAATCGTCGCCGTGGCCGTAGGCGCAAAGGTGGCGCTTGGGATGCACGTGAAGCGCACGGGCAAACGTGTAAATTCGGAGTCGCTCGTAAACTCCGGGGCGGATGCGCTGCTCGATTCCGTAATATCGGCCTCCACGCTTGCAGCCGCCGCAATTTTCATATTCACGGGGCTGTCTATAGAGGCGTATTTGGGCGCTGTCATATCGGCGTTTATTATAAAGTCGGGCATAGACATGCTTAGAAGCACCATAAGTCAGATATTGGGAGAACGCGCGCAGAGCGAGCTTTCGCTTGCGATAAAAAAGACAGTCGCATCTTTCGACGAGGTACACGGGGCGTATGACCTTGTACTGAACGACTACGGCCCCGAAACGCATATCTGCTCCGTCCATATCGAGGTGGACGACACGATGACGGCCGCCCGCATAGACGAGCTTACACGCAGGATAACGCGCGAGGTATACGATAAGCACCGCGTTATAATGGCGGCCGTGGGCGTATATTCGATGAATACGCTCGACACGGGTGCGGTGAATATGAGAAACGAGATAAGAAAAACAGTTATGTCCCACGACGGCGTACTTCAAATGCACGGCTTTTATTTGAATGAGGCCGAGAAAACGATCACGTTCGATGTGGTGATAGACTTTGCCGTAAAGGAGCGCGAAGCGCTTTATCGAAAAATATACGATGAAGTCAAACGGGCTTATCCCGATCATAAGGTAACTATAGTTCTCGACACGGACGTAAGCGATTGA
- a CDS encoding PhzF family phenazine biosynthesis protein, with translation MKQYIVDAFSDKVFKGNPAAVCVMQRWPDDDLMQKIAIENNLSETAFVVWEKDRYRLRWFTPHAEIDLCGHATLGAAFVLANFYKPEENIFEFDTMSGRLTVAKKDDLYEMDFPSRMPVPVEVTEDIIDALNGQKPMGAYLGRDLMLVLPDEKSVRDFTPDWNRIRAVSKGMGFLITAKADGGEYDFVSRCFFPKINVNEDPVTGSAHCNFVPYWAMKLGKEEMTAHQISARGGILYCRNDKNRVILGGRAVLFCEAELHI, from the coding sequence GTGAAACAATATATAGTAGACGCATTTTCCGATAAAGTATTTAAAGGGAATCCGGCTGCCGTATGCGTAATGCAGCGGTGGCCGGATGATGATTTGATGCAGAAAATAGCGATAGAGAACAATCTTTCCGAAACGGCGTTTGTTGTTTGGGAAAAAGATCGTTATCGTCTGCGCTGGTTCACGCCACATGCAGAGATAGATCTTTGCGGACACGCCACCTTGGGAGCGGCATTTGTACTTGCAAATTTTTATAAGCCTGAAGAAAACATATTTGAGTTTGATACCATGAGCGGAAGACTCACCGTTGCAAAAAAAGACGATCTTTATGAAATGGATTTTCCTTCGCGCATGCCAGTTCCCGTGGAAGTGACCGAAGATATAATAGACGCGTTAAACGGGCAGAAGCCGATGGGCGCATATCTTGGCAGGGATCTAATGCTTGTGCTGCCGGATGAAAAAAGCGTTCGAGATTTTACACCTGATTGGAATAGAATACGCGCTGTTTCAAAAGGGATGGGATTTCTTATAACGGCCAAAGCCGACGGCGGAGAGTATGATTTTGTATCAAGGTGCTTTTTCCCGAAAATCAATGTAAATGAAGACCCTGTAACAGGATCCGCACATTGCAATTTTGTACCTTATTGGGCCATGAAATTGGGAAAAGAAGAAATGACGGCGCATCAGATTTCCGCACGAGGCGGCATACTTTATTGCCGCAACGATAAAAACAGAGTGATACTCGGCGGAAGAGCCGTTTTATTTTGCGAGGCCGAACTTCACATTTAA
- a CDS encoding EFR1 family ferrodoxin (N-terminal region resembles flavodoxins. C-terminal ferrodoxin region binds two 4Fe-4S clusters.) has product MRRFKIIKAVYFSPTGATEMTAKLLAERLSAELEVPYETASYTLPDERRQGFSFGRDELVVWATPVYAGRIPNKTLEYVKGAIKGDGAHIIAVAVYGNRSFGDALCEMCGIIKDGGCLPLAGIAAVARHAFSDTLALGRPDEADMSRLTLFARKIAQKLKSGDDIAPAAVPGCERLEKYYTPLREDGAPAKFLKAAPKVRAEKCTRCGLCESVCPMGVVTLDDHPKVVGACIKCMACVKKCPEGALYFDDGDFLSHIRMIEKSFAERKEPELFL; this is encoded by the coding sequence ATGAGGCGTTTTAAGATCATAAAGGCCGTATATTTCAGCCCGACGGGAGCGACTGAGATGACGGCAAAGCTTTTGGCCGAGCGTTTGTCCGCAGAATTGGAAGTCCCCTATGAAACGGCGTCTTATACGCTGCCGGACGAACGAAGGCAGGGCTTTTCATTTGGCCGAGACGAGCTCGTAGTATGGGCGACGCCCGTTTATGCGGGTAGAATACCGAATAAGACGCTTGAATACGTTAAAGGAGCCATAAAAGGCGACGGAGCGCATATTATAGCCGTGGCGGTGTACGGAAACAGGAGCTTCGGCGATGCGCTTTGTGAGATGTGCGGTATAATAAAAGACGGCGGATGCCTGCCCTTGGCCGGGATCGCGGCCGTGGCGCGCCACGCCTTCTCGGATACGCTGGCCTTGGGCCGTCCCGACGAGGCGGACATGAGTAGGCTTACGCTTTTTGCCCGTAAGATCGCGCAGAAACTTAAAAGCGGGGACGATATCGCGCCCGCAGCAGTACCGGGATGCGAACGCCTGGAAAAGTATTACACGCCTTTGCGAGAGGACGGCGCGCCCGCGAAGTTCTTAAAGGCCGCGCCAAAGGTGCGCGCCGAAAAATGCACGCGCTGCGGCTTGTGCGAAAGCGTCTGTCCGATGGGAGTAGTGACACTGGACGATCATCCGAAGGTCGTCGGCGCGTGCATAAAATGCATGGCCTGTGTGAAAAAATGCCCCGAAGGCGCGCTGTATTTCGACGACGGCGACTTTCTTTCACATATAAGGATGATAGAGAAAAGCTTTGCCGA
- a CDS encoding ATP-binding protein: MRLIERDFYLNKLKDVMGTPDIKVITGVRRCGKSKLLESFMSYVRANDPNASIIHINFNLNVYEDLTEYHALNDYIEKAYIPGKSNFVFIDEVQMCKGFEKAINSLHASEKYDIYITGSNAFLLSSDLATLFTGRTFEIEVFPFSFAEFMRYFALTDQYAAFNRYIREGGMSGSYLYKTPESKYDYISDVFNTLIVRDIRQKYRVRNMPLMERLCDFLIDNISNQTSTRSVAAAFTGEHVKTNDRTVSAYIKYLCNAFAFYKVRRYDIQGKRYLSSNDKYYLCDHSFKYAKLGTKNADHGRMIENIVAIELLRRGYELYAGVLYKKEIDFVAIKRSEKLYIQVSGSIDDPDTFRREIDPLLKIKDAYPKMILTRTRQEAYQHEGVQIVDVADWLIEGNA, translated from the coding sequence ATGCGGCTGATCGAACGAGATTTCTACCTGAACAAACTGAAAGATGTGATGGGAACTCCGGATATTAAAGTAATTACCGGTGTCAGACGCTGTGGAAAATCCAAGCTTTTGGAGTCGTTCATGTCTTATGTTCGTGCCAACGATCCGAACGCGAGCATTATTCATATCAATTTTAACCTAAATGTGTATGAGGATTTGACAGAGTATCATGCGCTGAATGATTATATTGAAAAGGCTTATATCCCGGGGAAAAGCAACTTTGTTTTCATAGATGAAGTTCAGATGTGCAAAGGATTTGAGAAAGCTATCAACAGTTTGCACGCATCCGAAAAATATGATATCTATATCACCGGTTCCAACGCTTTTCTTTTGAGCAGCGACCTTGCAACGCTGTTTACGGGACGTACCTTTGAGATAGAGGTTTTTCCTTTTTCGTTCGCGGAATTTATGAGGTATTTCGCGCTTACGGATCAATATGCCGCTTTTAACCGCTATATCCGTGAGGGCGGCATGTCCGGCTCTTATCTTTATAAAACGCCGGAATCGAAATATGACTATATCTCCGATGTGTTCAATACATTGATCGTTCGGGATATCCGGCAAAAATATCGCGTGCGCAACATGCCCTTGATGGAACGCCTCTGCGATTTCCTAATAGACAACATTTCAAATCAGACTTCCACTCGCAGCGTTGCCGCGGCCTTTACAGGGGAGCATGTAAAAACAAATGATCGTACCGTCAGCGCATATATAAAATACCTTTGCAATGCGTTTGCGTTTTACAAGGTCCGAAGATATGATATTCAGGGCAAACGGTATCTTTCGTCGAATGACAAATATTATCTTTGCGATCATTCCTTCAAGTATGCGAAGCTGGGCACGAAAAACGCCGATCATGGCAGGATGATAGAAAATATCGTTGCCATTGAGCTTTTGCGCCGAGGATACGAGCTGTATGCCGGCGTGCTGTATAAGAAGGAGATCGACTTTGTTGCAATAAAACGAAGTGAAAAGCTGTATATACAGGTTTCCGGCAGCATAGACGACCCCGACACCTTCCGGCGCGAAATAGATCCGCTGCTAAAGATCAAGGACGCATATCCCAAAATGATACTTACCCGCACCCGACAGGAAGCTTATCAGCATGAGGGCGTGCAGATCGTCGATGTGGCCGATTGGCTGATAGAAGGCAATGCTTGA